The DNA region GAAACCGCTGAGAGAAAAGCTTAAGGAACCTAAAAGGAAAAGTcactctattcttttttaaaaattttactggagtgcagttgatttacagtgttgtgttagtttactATATTTCCTTTTGGTAGTAAATGTTTCTCACGTCTTACTTTCTGAAAAATGTGATATTATATTTCCCCTTTATCAAGAGGCGTTTCCTTTTCCATTAATTGATTCTTTTCTCCCGTGATATTATTCTGCCCTGTAACTATCGTTCTGGGGGTACTTGAGAACTTTTTTTAAaggtcatatttattttttcattttaaaattttctggccCCTccgcgtggcatgtgggatcttggtcccctgatcagggactgaacctcactccctgcagtggaagtgcagaatcttaaccactgcaccaccagggaagcccctacttgAGAGTTTTTAACATACCTCTAGAAGTTACACTGAATTTTCGATCAGAAAAACTGCTCCTTCGGATTAAAGGTTCACTCATTTTCTCCAGAAATAATTTAATGGTCTCCTTCTTTTCTGGGCTTGTACTTGACAAATTTAGAACTTTTCCATTCACTTTTACAGTGGAATTGCTGAGCCCAAACCAATAGAAGAAATCAAACAATGCATCGGCTTTGAATTCATACGCAAAGCTCAAATCTTCTCCGTTAACAACCTTGTTTCCTGGAGGGAAAAAATTCTTTACTGCCTCTTGAAAATcaaactgaaagagaaagaagcattTAATTAATTACATGGATATGACGATAACATTATATTATAGACATACATTACCACACAATTATAGAATTAACAGCTGTTCAAAAGTCCAAACTATCACACCCTTTAtttctatgacataattttaaatagttgccttcatttaaaaacaaacaaacaagtctTTGCCTTTGCATCAAGTTCCATCAAGTTCAAGGTAAAGACCTTGAACTGCTTGGTCAAACTGATATTTATTCTTACCCCATTTCTCAGAAGTTGCTAGAAACTAAGTTCACTTTATTGGTAGTGACAATGCAGCAATAGAAAATGTCAGTCTGGATTCAGTTAAGTGAGAGTTAAGCTCTAGGGACTCCATCCTGGCCTGAAATGCCCAGACCCCCTTCTGTCTGTGGCAGCCCTGGACTAACACAGGCCAACTCACCTGGAGCCGGTAGCTTTCTCCAATCACTGAGGAAATGACCATGTCCATCCCCTGCTCTATTTGTCTTCTTATCTTGGGATGCCTTGTGTTCACAAGAAATGCATATGTCCTTTCTAGAAATGAGGAAGCACAAGTCAAAAACAAGGGTGCACTTGTGACCTAGACCTACTTCTTAGAGAATTGTCGGCTTTCTGGTACCAGCAAGCCAAATGACATCAAGGGCTCAGATGCGCTAACAAGCATTCCTTGTTACACTGTGATCTGTTCCTGGCCCTCCTGCAGAGAAAGGCATCTTGACTTTGAATTATGAAGTGAGCAGGGGATCTGAATGACTCCGAACAAAATGAGCAGAGAATCGGCTCTATGAATCTGAATGAGGATGAGAGTGTTTGAGGAAGTCTCTTTGGAATTTGTAGGCCCATTCTTACTCTCTTGGActcattttaaagaacattttagaAGTAAGTTTAAGAAATTCTAACGCTATCACAGAACTGATCCTCGTGACGCTCTACATATCACTTTGAGCAGGAGGAAGATGGGCAAATGGAGATATTTTCATATTGGAATTTGAGTTAATTTAGTTACTATCAGTTTGATTTCCTGgaagaaacaataaagaaatatCTTTGAAATTTGAAGGCCACAGCATGAAACATGAAAGCATCTACAagcattttttccctttaaaattaatttttatgaagaataattgcttaatagtgttatgttaatttctattgtacagcaaagtcaGTCaactatgcatatatatatatctcccctcttttttggacttccttcccatttaggccatCACAAagcactgagtagaattccctgagTAGGgactcattagttatctattttacacataatatcaatagtatatatatgtccatcccaatctcccaattcacgcCACCCTCCCTTTCCCCGCTTGGTGTCCAGGCCAAGCTTTGCAAataccatttattttctttatcccaGTTGTCTcatctgtgagagagagagaaaactaggATTCTCATctgtaagaatccacctgcaatgcagaagacctgggctcaatccctgggttgggaagatcccctggagaagggaaaggctacccactccagcattctgtcctggagaattccatagactgtatagtccatggagtcgcagagttggacacgactgagcaaatttcactatcactatctcatctgtaaaatggggatggtatAAGTATCACGTAGGCAGGATGACCAGGCATCCTAGTTATGCCTGAGTTAGTTCTAGTTTATACCTTTGTCGCAGCATAATTATTACAGTTCCTGTTTTCAGGTCCAAAAATGTTCTCCTTTGGATGACATGCTCCACAGGGTTGTTGCCCAATTATTGACATTAGCTCATTCCTCACAGGAGTGTTTGATACGGGGTAGACAGTATgatatatcatcatcatcatcatcatcatcactctAGTCATTTTTGCAACCCCTGCAGGCTCAGAGATCACTTCCTGCCAAGACAGGAAGTATGAAAGAAAACTCAGAGGCAGATGACTTCTGCCGCAGGGTCATTTACAAGTTTGCTCTGCAGGCCTCTGCTGATGGCCTAACCCATCAAGCTTCCAGCCTAGCACAAGCTGACACCCTCTCTGCTTTCTCCATGTCCAATTTCTGCCTCATCAACAGGCCACAGTTCACAGCCCAGAAAGGCAGAACCAAACCCAAACTTTATACACCTACCTTTCGAGGAGTCCTTTTTCGTCTGTACATGAACAAAGAAGAGCATTGCTTTGCTCAGTATAGTTTCCCTGTAGTCTTTATAATCGCAGTAGTTTGTCAGTTCCACATATCTGTGAAAAAAGCAGAGAGGATTACAAATGCTATGTAGCCTCCCGCTGAAGTCAGGACCGGCATGTACTGGACACACGCCTGCTATATCCACAGACTCTCCAAGGGAAGTCCTCTGAACTGTATTCTTCGGGAGGCAGCCAGATCTTGTATCAAATAAGTAATTCCCCCTCCCCTGGTTGACTGACAGATCAACATGCCACCCAAAGGTGGCCTGGGCCTGGGGGTGCCTGGCACCAGCACTCAGCTCTCAGGGGCAGCCTTTACCAGATGATGACCACTACCATCTGTTTGGGCTGTAAGatagcagtgtgtgtgtatgtgcgtgtgtgtgtgtgtgtgtgtgtgtgtgtgtgtgtgtgcacgcatgtatgctcatgctcagttgtgtccgactctctgtgaccccatggactgtagcccaccaggctcctctctccatgggattttccaggcaaaaatactggagtgggttgccatgcccttctccagggtatcttcccaatccaaggatcaaaccctcatctcttgtgttggcagctggattctttaccgctagctacctgggaagcccctaagataGCAATACCAGAGCACTATGTATCCCTGGATTGAGAATGAATTATACTTAATAAGTACACTTCTCAAGTTCTTCTCCAGTGTAGTCATCCTGACGGATGGATCTgaaattttcctttccttctcttcctctcttcccttttctAATCCTGAGATAAACCCAGCCCCCTCCAGAGATGCAATATTCACATGAACTACTTCACATCTCCCCCGATTGTGAGCTtgtacagttttaaaaaactaatgTAGGACTTCTGCCCAGGGCCCTATTCAACTTAGCCTCCTTGGTCTTAGTTCATTATTCCAGCCCAGGAAGATCCTTTTACTTTTTGACTGTGCCTTCCAGCATGTCAGTTTCCTCTCCCTACTCTACACATTTTCCAAGCTGCCTTTCTGTGTCTCTACCTGCATTGTTGATTTAAAACAAGACAGATGCAAACTGGCTTCCTTCAAGAAGATGGCTAATTTTCTAACCAAACCCAAGTTCAGAAGCAGCTTGGACACAGGTGGGCTGAGAGGTACCCAGCAGGTTGGGGGATGCGTCTGCCCCAGGCCCTCTTCAAGACAGAGCGGCCTCCCTACTGATGGGCATCACTGTGAAGTCTGCATGGGGTCAATGGGGGGCTTTTGTTATAGCACTCTGTGTTGGCTTCTAGTCTCAGGCAGAGACCGCTCTTGCATTTCTGGCTTGTGGTCCTTCCAGAACCTGACCTGAAAAATCACAGCCTTGGAGATCGCCTGCAGCTGGGGGGCTCTGGCCACACAATCCGCAGCCTCCTTCTTCATCAACCCGCTTAGAGGGGCCGGAGCTGGAGACCTAGATGGAAGGCTGGGTCAAGAGCAGTGGGAGAATTTCTCTACCCCTGAATCAGGAAAACACAGCTTCCGCTAGTCTGCCTCCAGCTCTGTCTCTTAGAAATCTGtgtcatcatcttttttttctgagattGTCAGATCTGATATTGAGAGCTTTTAAAACCTGACCCCCAGTGGAGCACCTGAAATGCTTCCTGCCTTCTATTTCACCAGGCTTTTAATGCAGCCTCCATCTCCCAATGCTGGGCACGGAGCGGGGGAGTGGTTACAGGGCTGCTCCCGCGATGGGTGAGGGGGACACAGGCTGGTGCATCCAGGCAACGAGAGGGGGGGCCGGTGTCCCTGTTCAGGGGTGTGGGTGCGAGGGGGCAGGAGTTGGGGAGAGGAGGGTTGGGGTGGAGAAGGGGGGAGCCACGGAATGGACTGGGTGAGATAACACAGATGCAGACTGGGATCTGCATGGCTCTTCCTCcgcgcctcccccaccccaacccttccCCGGCAGAACAGGGTGGAGTGAGCATGGGCTGAGCGGGCCCCTGAAGGGCAGTGTCACTGTTCTTTGCCCCAGCTGACCAACTGCCAAAagatcctggagaaaggaagcaaaggagaaggaaggaggaagggaatgaCCCTTTGCTGGGCTCCTTCACTCCCATTCACTCATCCACTAAGCCTGGGTGCTGACCTGTGCCTTATGCAGCTGAGGCGCTCAGGGCccaggaagtgggggtggggttgcAGGGCAGCAGTACACGGGTCCCCCTGTGCTCCCCACCCCCTCTGCCATCCATCCATTCGGCTGTCAAGGACTGAACACAGGCAAGTGGGAGTGACCAGGGAAGCAGGTGAGGAGAGGCCAGCCGgtgaggtctgtgatttcagggGGTGTGAGAcagggcagagggagaaagaggaggaagagcttATAGCAGAAGAAGCAAAGACCAAGTCTGATTGGTGTAAATGTCAGAGAGACACATGCATGATGCTGGGCCGGGAGTACCACTGTGATCCATCCAAAGCAATTTTCACACTCTCCCCACCTTGATTATCGTGGAGTGAATTCATGGTCACTTAACCACTTAATATTTCCCTCAAGGTGATTCCTCTGCTCTCAATAGCCACGGTCTTACAGTCACTCTCTAgggcgtgcgtgcatgtgtgtaatACATTCAGAAAGCCTGCAGTTTGGACTACCCAAATGACTTGCCTCTGCCTACAAAATCGATTGATGTCTCATTGGAGGTATCGTTGGcagggaaaagataaaaatctcaACTTGGAAACAATCACTGGCTGGGAAAATAATTGTTTTCCCCCAGAATTCCACAGAAGAGGCTTTTTCTGAATGCTACTAGCCCTGATCAAAGACGAGGGacttggaggagggaggggaggggggtctTCTGGAGAGTCACATGTTGAGTTAAATGCATAACCTAAACATGAGTCACTCCTTCTGGAGCCTGAATTTAATAAGATATCCTGAATAATAAGATGATGCTCGACATCATTTAATCTTCCTTTGATGATTTAGAGGCACTTTTAGGATCTTACCCGGGCTGTCAACAGCATCACAGAGCAGTGCCAGTTATCACTGAACCACAGATGTGAGAAAATGCTGCTCACGCGAGAGCTCTGATAACAGAATTTACAGACAAGATTGTGGCAAGATCCCTGCTTAACGCTCTATTGAAACCAGGTCGCAAAGAAGAAATATCTCCTTATGTTCATCCATTCCCAACCTCCCAGATATGGTCCAATTGTTAAACACTTCAGAATCACAgtggaataaataaatgggaacatCCCTTTTGAATTCAGACAGATGCACAGACACTGCCCTTCAGGGGCCCGCTGGTACAAAATTTGGATATGCAAGTCACTAAGACACAAAAAAGACTGAGGACCTAATTGTTAAACCTCACAGGTCTTCAAGTACCTGACATTCAACTGCCAGTTTTAAGATGAGCCTGACTAGACTACCTTAGTCTGATGAGACTAGCTATCTCATCTTTCATTATGCATATTTCTGAACTGCTAATGCAGATATTGCTCCTGTGTCCtggatatttattatatttgctgAAGTTATCCCTAGGGAAGAGAAGCAAACAGTTGAAGAgagctgctttatttttttttttttttttgagagttgcTTTAAACTCTGATTTCTTCAGTGCTTTTATTCTGGCCCCAGAATGCTCCTAGGTCGGAACTTTTATCAAGGGATTGaaaggcagaacacttgatgcgaaagcatggtggtggtggtggtttagtcactaagtcgtgtccaactcttgcgatcctgtggactgcagcctgccaggctcctctgtccatgggttctctaggcaagaatactcgagtgggttgccatttccttcttcaaggggatcctcccaacccaggggttgaacccaggtttcctgcattgcaggcaaattctttaccaactgagctatgagggaagccccagtggaaaGCACAGTGATTCAAAATAAGAAGA from Muntiacus reevesi chromosome 11, mMunRee1.1, whole genome shotgun sequence includes:
- the MEDAG gene encoding mesenteric estrogen-dependent adipogenesis protein — its product is MAGLESAPAARPSLTSISSGELRSLWTCDCEMALLPLGQLLRLQPGAFQLRGDQLVVPAPAEPAAARGGFTVFGDGFVRLDGQLYSLSSYMKRYVELTNYCDYKDYRETILSKAMLFFVHVQTKKDSSKERTYAFLVNTRHPKIRRQIEQGMDMVISSVIGESYRLQFDFQEAVKNFFPPGNKVVNGEDLSFAYEFKADALFDFFYWFGLSNSTVKVNGKVLNLSSTSPEKKETIKLFLEKMSEPLIRRSSFSDRKFSVTSRGSIDEVFNCNLSPRSSLMEPLVVELPFPCVLESEETPNPFV